From Primulina tabacum isolate GXHZ01 chromosome 2, ASM2559414v2, whole genome shotgun sequence, one genomic window encodes:
- the LOC142537674 gene encoding uncharacterized protein LOC142537674 yields MAPTKRTANQNNTHVQGENNTRISGADGPPPNGPQPTIHLTTEELQKIITDAVKMATAKKATSHHASHPEQQHEQPRREERREEEGESSAGSKSPTVAEELEELRKKVKVLEGHVGSKGNAPVAKGCPFSDIIVREPLPGHFKSAKIKDYDGSSDPEEHLARFENMAMLHCYGDQIKCKVFLTTLIDSAQRWFEGLAPQSILSFEDFQKVFLHQFSSSNKYKRTAFSLFEVKQRPEETLRAYIKRFNRVALDVPACAPETKTTAFTQGLLEGDFFRSLTKKLPGDFEDLLSRAEKYINMEEAQYQKREALKRARGDRAVRHEERNNKRNGAGHLSHVPLRNARGMEVQECSSDVAPLPSITPRPVRSEKVRYCTLHKECSHNTNECRSLRKGFKKHAEPESRPTREEPRSPPWVSRRPGPNVPRRSAIPSGSRKTEGNSREEKSRQVEREDLPPIRGVIKMISGGSTDGDSNRARKVRGRRVCLEVDGRNRSEPVISFGPEDLRGVSLPHNDALVIQARVANYDVLRVSVDNGSSVNVIFKEALVQMDLHEYPLEVVATALFGYAGHAVYPEGEIILPLTLGSGDLRKTVMTVFTIVDAPSSYNVILGRPAMNEMRAVASTYHQKIKFPIRGQVGEVKGDQPSSRKCYGETIRVDQKRARREDRGKKMAQGAKEVEGNEVNFVAEDEQEVVEIKPGKSIRVARDLEDSTRVKLLACLKTNISIFAWSQQELVGISPKVAEHKLNIIPGSRPIKQKKRHFGPEKDKIIEGQVKEMLGAGHIREVQFPTWLSNVVLVPKATGKWRMCVDFRDLNKACPKDCYPLPRIDQLVDSTSGFELLSFMDAKQGYHQIPLAREDQDKASFITSGGTFCYVVMPFGLKNAGATYQRLMNQVFQKQIGRNIEVYVDDILIKTREMSCFIDDLTENFATLEKYEIKLNPAKCVFGVKSGKFLGFMVTDRGIEVNPEKIKAVIDMPSPQSTRDVQKLTGRIAALSRFISRSAHRSYPFFQVLRKAQKFGWNKGCEQAFQDLKKHLSELPVLVKPEPGENLWIYLSATEHAVSSVLIKKEGTDQRPVYYVSHALRGAELKYSEMEKIALALVMTARKLRPYFLSHPIVVLTNSPLGRIMTHSEVSGRMVKWTIEVGEYDIEYQPRTAIKAQALTNFLIEIIQPTEEEVWRVFVDGASNLSGCGVGVVIIAPFGEKIKLALRIDSRVTNNEAEYDAIKGAYEAKDEKMLKYLKLITARAAIFTDWSIEQIPREENEEADNLAKFAASMSEVNTREIMCFTRLVLSVDEASPTQINSWMTPLIEYIVHAKLPIDRVQALKVKKQAPRYGIPRKLISDNGRQFQGKKITSWCHEMKIIQSFTSVAYPQANGQTEVTNRILVKALKTRLHGKGKDWVEVLPSVLWAYRTTPRSSTLETPYSLVYGSEAVLPVEIGQSSIRIESYPNHNDQSRAIELDLVEERRDRANIRMEAYRSRVMKS; encoded by the exons atggctcctacCAAAAGAACAGCAAATCAAAACAACACTCATGTTCAAGGAGAAAACAACACTCGTATCTCTGGTGCTGATGGTCCTCCCCCTAATGGTCCTCAGCCTACCATTCATTTAACCACCGAGGAGTTACAGAAGATTATAACTGATGCTGTTAAAATGGCCACGGCAAAGAAGGCAACTTCTCACCATGCCAGTCATCCCGAGCAACAACATGAACAGCCGCGAAGGGAAGAAAGAAGGGAAGAGGAGGGGGAATCGAGCGCGGGTTCTAAGTCTCCCACTGTTGCGGAAGAATTGGAAGAATTAAGGAAAAAAGTGAAAGTGTTAGAAGGGCATGTTGGTTCTAAAGGCAACGCTCCGGTTGCAAAAGGTTGCCCATTTTCTGACATCATTGTTCGGGAACCATTACCCGGGCATTTCAAGTCGGCTAAAATCAAGGACTACGATGGGAGTTCTGACCCCGAAGAGCATCTCGCTCGTTTTGAAAACATGGCTATGTTGCATTGTTATGGGGACCAAATTAAATGCAAAGTATTTCTAACCACTCTGATTGACTCGGCTCAAAGGTGGTTTGAGGGTTTAGCTCCTCAGAGTATTCTTTCTTTCGAAGATTTTCAGAAGGTGTTCTTACATCAGTTCAGCAGTagtaataaatataaaagaacCGCCTTTAGCCTATTCGAGGTAAAGCAGCGCCCGGAGGAAACTCTAAGGGCTTATATCAAAAGATTCAACCGAGTAGCCTTAGACGTGCCTGCTTGCGCTCCCGAAACGAAAACTACTGCCTTCACGCAAGGATTGCTAGAAGGGGATTTCTTCCGCTCCCTCACCAAAAAACTACCCGGAGATTTCGAAGATCTTTTATCCCGGGCAGAAAAGTACATCAATATGGAAGAAGCCCAGTACCAGAAGAGAGAAGCATTGAAGAGAGCAAGGGGAGACCGGGCTGTCAGACATGAGGAAAGAAATAACAAGAGGAATGGTGCCGGGCATCTTTCTCATGTTCCCTTGAGAAATGCCCGGGGTATGGAAGTTCAGGAATGCAGTTCGGATGTGGCCCCACTCCCTAGTATCACACCCCGACCGGTCCGATCCGAGAAGGTCAGATATTGCACCCTACATAAAGAATGCTCCCACAACACGAATGAATGTCGATCCCTAAGGAAGGGATTTAAGAAGCATGCTGAGCCGGAATCTCGCCCTACTCGGGAGGAGCCCAGGTCGCCGCCCTGGGTATCACGGCGACCTGGACCGAATGTTCCTAGGAGATCGGCTATCCCCAGTGGAAGCAGGAAAACAGAAGGGAACTCTCGGGAAGAAAAAAGCAGACAAGTGGAACGAGAAGACCTTCCCCCTATCCGGGGAGTGATCAAAATGATTTCGGGAGGATCTACTGATGGTGACTCCAACCGAGCCAGGAAAGTTAGGGGTAGAAGAGTGTGTTTAGAAGTTGATGGGAGAAATCGAAGTGAGCCGGTTATTAGTTTTGGCCCGGAAGACCTCAGAGGAGTCAGCCTACCTCATAATGATGCTCTGGTTATTCAGGCCCGGGTCGCtaattatgatgtgttgagAGTTTCTGTGGATAATGGGAGTTCTGTTAATGTTATTTTCAAGGAAGCCCTGGTCCAGATGGATTTACATGAATATCCGCTGGAAGTAGTTGCGACGGCTCTGTTCGGCTATGCCGGTCATGCTGTATACCCTGAAGGGGAAATCATTTTACCCCTAACACTTGGAAGTGGAGATTTGAGGAAGACAGTTATGACAGTTTTCACCATAGTAGATGCCCCATCTTCGTATAATGTAATCCTTGGAAGGCCAGCTATGAACGAGATGAGAGCTGTAGCCTCCACTTATCACCAGAAGATCAAGTTCCCGATACGAGGGCAGGTGGGAGAGGTTAAAGGAGACCAACCCTCATCCCGGAAATGCTATGGTGAAACAATCCGAGTAGACCAGAAAAGGGCGAGAAGGGAGGACAGGGGAAAGAAAATGGCCCAGGGAGCAAAGGAGGTAGAGGGAAATGAAGTAAATTTTGTGGCAGAGGACGAGCAAGAGGTGGTCGAAATAAAACCAGGAAAAAGTATCCGAGTGGCCCGAGACCTGGAAGACTCCACCCGGGTAAAACTCCTAGCCTGTTTAAAAACTAATATCTCCATTTTTGCATGGTCCCAACAGGAACTTGTGGGAATATCACCCAAAGTAGCCGAGCACAAACTGAACATCATCCCCGGATCTCGACCTATAAAACAGAAGAAGAGGCACTTCGGGCCCGAAAAAGACAAAATCATAGAAGGGCAGGTGAAGGAAATGTTGGGAGCCGGCCACATCAGGGAAGTCCAATTTCCCACATGGCTCTCTAACGTGGTCCTTGTCCCTAAAGCCACAGGgaagtggaggatgtgtgtAGATTTCCGGGATCTGAACAAAGCTTGCCCGAAGGATTGTTATCCGCTTCCTCGAATCGATCAGTTGGTAGATTCAACTTCCGGCTTTGAGTTACTAAGTTTCATGGATGCTAAACAGGGTTATCACCAAATTCCCTTGGCCCGAGAAGATCAAGATAAGGCCAGTTTCATCACTTCTGGGGGTACCTTTTGCTATGTGGTCATGCCGTTTGGATTGAAAAATGCCGGGGCCACATACCAACGCCTCATGAATCAAGTCTTCCAAAAGCAGATAGGCAGGAATATTGaggtatatgtggatgatatcttgattaagACTCGAGAAATGTCTTGTTTTATTGATGATTTGACAGAGAATTTTGCCACATTGGAAAAGTATGAGATTAAGCTCAACCCGGCCAAATGTGTGTTCGGGGTCAAGAGTGGAAAGTTTCTGGGTTTCATGGTTACAGACAGAGGAATTGAAGTCAACCCGGAAAAGATAAAAGCTGTGATTGACATGCCCTCCCCTCAATCTACTCGGGATGTACAGAAAttgaccgggaggattgctgcTTTGTCCCGATTCATCTCTCGATCtgctcatcggagttatccctTTTTCCAAGTCCTCAGAAAGGCCCAAAAGTTTGGTTGGAATAAAGGGTGCGAGCAAGCTTTCCAAGACTTGAAAAAACACTTATCCGAGTTACCTGTTTTGGTAAAGCCGGAGCCGGGGGAAAATTTGTGGATTTATTTGTCTGCTACTGAACATGCTGTCAGTTCTGTTCTCATCAAGAAAGAAGGGACAGATCAGAGGCCCGTATATTATGTTAGTCACGCCCTCCGAGGAGCAGAGTTGAAATATAGTGAAATGGAAAAAATAGCTCTAGCCTTGGTAATGACTGCCCGAAAATTAAGGCCATACTTTTTGTCTCATCCGATAGTGGTCCTCACCAATTCCCCACTTGGAAGAATAATGACACATTCGGAAGTCTCAGGAAGAATGGTGAAATGGACAATAGAGGTGGGGGAATACGACATCGAGTATCAACCCCGGACCGCTATCAAAGCTCAGGCTCTGACAAACTTCTTGATAGAAATTATCCAACCGACAGAGGAGGAAGTGTGGAGAGTCTTCGTTGATGGCGCTTCAAATCTATCCGGATGCGGAGTTGGAGTAGTCATAATAGCCCCGTTCGGGGAAAAGATAAAATTGGCCTTGAGAATCGATTCCCGAGTTACAAATAACGAAGCTGAATATGACGCT ATTAAGGGTGCTTACGAGGCCAAAGATGAAAAAATGCTCAAATACTTGAAACTCATAACAGCCCGAGCTGCCATTTTTACCGACTGGAGCATCGAACAAATACCCCGGGAAGAGAATGAGGAAGCCGATAATCTGGCCAAGTTTGCTGCTTCTATGTCCGAAGTAAATACCCGGGAAATCATGTGTTTTACCCGATTGGTACTATCTGTGGATGAGGCATCACCTACCCAAATAAATTCATGGATGACTCCCCTGATTGAATACATAGTCCATGCCAAGCTTCCGATTGACCGAGTTCAGGCTTTAAAGGTAAAGAAGCAAGCACCCAG ATACGGCATCCCTAGGAAGCTAATTTCCGACAATGGAAGACAATTCCAAGGAAAAAAGATCACCTCCTGGTGTCATGAAATGAAGATTATTCAATCCTTCACCTCAGTAGCCTACCCTCAGGCTAATGGTCAGACGGAAGTAACTAACAGGATCCTCGTGAAAGCACTGAAAACCCGGCTCCATGGAAAAGGAAAAGATTGGGTGGAGGTATTGCCAAGTGTTTTATGGGCTTACCGAACTACTCCTCGATCATCTACTCTGGAAACACCCTATAGCCTTGTCTATGGGTCAGAAGCAGTCCTGCCAGTGGAGATCGGGCAATCTTCTATTCGGATAGAGTCCTACCCAAATCACAATGATCAGTCTCGGGCCATTGAACTTGATCTGGTTGAAGAAAGGCGAGACAGAGCTAAcattcgaatggaagcttatCGTAGCCGGGTAATGAAATCCTAA